A genomic segment from Flavobacterium sp. 9R encodes:
- a CDS encoding response regulator, giving the protein MFPNRVVLFFVLFFSLNSFLTAQNADFVRNSLLQKSRQATKYFREQDFEKSLLLSREVLKKALLMNDSILIAASYNTIGSNYNEFSEFDKSIEYYKKALFYANKTTNDSLKFKANNNLGNLYCFEKGQYELGVKHYKKAIFHSQNISNHTYTLLTSLNLTWAYFDNSNFEEGLLFLNYCNANFKQYGNDALSVVYQMINGMYSSHIGNYKKARVFFEKAISLGYEFNELNDVSYAHNEFSKMLFRMGNYKEAYIHLNKFNEIKDKIYNEDKLFKASIAGLNLELDEYKRELTKIELIKEAQNQNLRKSKIIVILFVIVLFVLLMLIFTLIRNNSFKRKVNRELTIANNDLLLAKEKAEEASQMKSQFVSTISHELRTPLYGVIGITNMLIDEYKDLSKSQHLSSLKFSARYLLSLVNDILQINKIEENRVVLESMTFNIYDEIEMIIRSLSFLSQNNKNKVELLVDPKIPEYVIGDKLRFSQIIMNLVSNALKFTKNGVISIHVVLEKKEGKINHIGFKIKDTGVGIAAVDQDKIFDKFVQVGRNDTDYQGTGLGLSIVKRLLHLFGSEITLNSALGEGTTFSFSIPFESDLDKTNDLINNIRVDLSTSQIFKVLVVEDNRINQLVTKKIMEKNLYKCFVVDDGYEALKILETEIFDIILMDINMPLLNGFETTRLIRNKNITTPIIALTAFDKEEISEEAISAGMNDIIIKPFDQSKLFKAMSTLIYDAKNVG; this is encoded by the coding sequence ATGTTCCCAAATCGAGTTGTATTATTCTTTGTTTTATTTTTCAGCTTAAATTCTTTTTTAACTGCTCAAAATGCTGATTTTGTAAGAAATAGTCTTTTACAAAAATCAAGACAGGCGACTAAATACTTCAGGGAACAAGATTTTGAAAAGTCTCTATTGCTATCAAGAGAGGTTTTGAAAAAAGCATTATTAATGAATGATAGTATATTGATAGCTGCTTCTTACAATACTATTGGTTCTAATTACAATGAATTTTCGGAGTTTGATAAATCGATTGAATATTATAAGAAAGCATTGTTTTATGCTAACAAAACTACAAATGATAGCCTAAAATTTAAGGCTAATAATAATTTAGGAAATTTATATTGTTTTGAAAAGGGACAATATGAGCTAGGAGTTAAGCATTATAAAAAAGCTATTTTTCATAGCCAAAACATTTCCAATCATACCTACACTTTACTTACTAGCTTAAATCTTACATGGGCTTATTTCGATAATTCAAATTTTGAAGAAGGTTTGTTGTTTTTAAATTATTGTAATGCCAATTTTAAGCAATATGGAAATGATGCTTTGAGCGTTGTTTACCAAATGATTAATGGCATGTATAGTTCTCATATTGGTAATTACAAAAAGGCAAGAGTGTTTTTTGAAAAAGCAATTTCGTTAGGATACGAATTCAATGAGTTGAATGATGTTTCTTATGCACATAATGAGTTTTCAAAAATGCTTTTTAGAATGGGTAATTACAAAGAAGCTTATATTCATTTGAATAAATTCAATGAAATTAAAGATAAAATTTACAATGAAGATAAACTCTTTAAAGCTTCTATAGCTGGCTTAAATCTTGAACTTGATGAATACAAAAGGGAGTTAACAAAAATTGAGCTTATAAAAGAAGCTCAAAATCAAAACCTTAGAAAATCTAAAATTATTGTTATTTTATTTGTAATAGTTCTTTTTGTTTTACTAATGTTGATTTTTACTTTGATAAGAAACAATAGTTTTAAAAGAAAAGTTAATAGAGAATTGACCATTGCAAATAATGATTTGTTATTGGCTAAAGAAAAAGCTGAAGAAGCTTCGCAAATGAAATCTCAATTTGTCTCTACTATTAGTCATGAATTAAGAACGCCTTTGTATGGAGTAATTGGAATCACAAACATGCTTATTGATGAATATAAAGATTTATCCAAAAGTCAGCATTTAAGTTCCTTAAAGTTTTCTGCAAGATATTTACTTTCTCTAGTGAACGATATTTTACAAATTAATAAAATAGAAGAAAATAGGGTAGTGCTTGAGAGTATGACTTTTAATATTTATGATGAAATAGAAATGATTATTCGTTCTCTGTCCTTTTTGTCTCAAAACAATAAAAATAAAGTGGAGTTGCTGGTTGACCCCAAAATCCCAGAATACGTGATTGGAGATAAGTTACGTTTCTCTCAAATTATTATGAATTTAGTAAGCAATGCGTTGAAGTTTACAAAAAACGGAGTAATTTCAATACACGTTGTTTTAGAAAAGAAGGAAGGAAAAATAAATCATATTGGTTTTAAAATAAAAGATACTGGAGTGGGAATTGCTGCTGTAGACCAAGATAAAATCTTTGATAAATTTGTTCAAGTAGGTCGAAATGATACAGATTATCAAGGTACTGGACTAGGATTGTCTATTGTTAAGCGATTATTACATCTATTTGGAAGCGAAATCACTTTAAATAGTGCCCTTGGAGAAGGAACAACATTTAGTTTTAGCATACCTTTTGAAAGTGATCTTGATAAAACGAATGATTTGATTAATAATATTAGAGTTGATTTGTCAACCAGTCAAATCTTCAAAGTATTGGTCGTTGAGGATAATAGAATAAATCAATTGGTAACTAAAAAGATAATGGAGAAAAATCTCTATAAATGTTTTGTCGTTGATGATGGATATGAAGCTTTGAAAATTCTTGAAACCGAAATTTTTGATATTATTTTAATGGATATTAATATGCCATTATTGAATGGGTTTGAAACTACCCGTTTGATAAGAAATAAAAATATTACCACTCCAATTATTGCTTTAACGGCTTTTGATAAAGAGGAAATTTCTGAAGAGGCTATTTCTGCAGGAATGAATGATATAATTATCAAACCATTTGATCAATCGAAGCTTTTCAAAGCAATGAGTACATTAATATATGATGCAAAAAACGTTGGTTAG
- a CDS encoding DEAD/DEAH box helicase has translation MLFEDLSLSKSIQKAVFEEGYTEPTPIQEQSIPLVLSGRDLVGCAQTGTGKTAAFAIPIIHQLHRIVGSSKKAKVVRALVVTPTRELAVQIGQNFDTYAKYTNLTQLTIFGGVSQNPQVDTLRQGVDVLIATPGRLLDLHKQGFINLDHLHTLVLDEADQMLDMGFVNDVKKIVKLTPKNRQTLLFSATMPIAIRELAEMFLTDPATVTVSPVSSTAEKVEQRLYFVEKSEKRNLLYHLIKNENLTDVLVFSRTKHGADNVVKALRKKGIPAEAIHGDKSQNARQRVLDAFKKKEVGVLVATDIAARGIDIDQLPFVINFDLPNIPETYVHRIGRTGRAGNGGIAISFCGKDEHPYWKDIQKLIKVDVKTISDHPYPWQSGNPETPNEKPKNSNRSGGAHKSRKSANAKQNKKRWY, from the coding sequence ATGTTATTCGAAGATTTATCCCTTTCAAAAAGTATACAAAAAGCAGTGTTTGAAGAAGGCTATACAGAGCCAACTCCAATACAAGAACAATCGATTCCGTTAGTTTTGTCTGGTAGAGACTTAGTAGGTTGCGCACAAACAGGAACTGGAAAAACAGCTGCATTCGCAATACCTATTATCCATCAGTTACACCGAATCGTAGGGTCATCAAAAAAAGCCAAGGTCGTTAGAGCCCTTGTAGTAACTCCTACTAGAGAATTAGCTGTTCAAATTGGACAAAATTTTGACACCTATGCAAAATATACTAATCTAACGCAATTAACTATTTTCGGAGGTGTCTCACAAAATCCTCAAGTTGACACCTTAAGACAAGGAGTTGATGTTTTAATTGCTACTCCAGGAAGACTATTAGACCTTCACAAACAAGGTTTTATCAACTTAGATCATTTACACACTTTAGTTCTAGACGAAGCAGATCAGATGCTGGATATGGGATTCGTAAATGATGTAAAGAAAATCGTTAAGCTAACTCCAAAAAATAGACAAACACTTCTTTTCTCCGCAACAATGCCAATTGCAATAAGAGAATTGGCAGAAATGTTTTTAACTGATCCTGCTACGGTTACGGTTTCTCCCGTATCCTCTACAGCAGAAAAAGTGGAACAACGCTTGTATTTTGTTGAGAAATCAGAAAAAAGAAACCTTTTATACCATTTAATTAAAAATGAAAATCTAACTGATGTTTTAGTGTTTTCAAGAACAAAACATGGTGCAGACAACGTTGTAAAAGCATTACGTAAAAAAGGTATTCCAGCCGAAGCAATTCATGGCGATAAATCACAAAATGCTAGACAAAGAGTTTTAGATGCTTTCAAAAAAAAAGAAGTTGGTGTTCTTGTAGCTACTGATATTGCTGCAAGAGGAATCGACATTGATCAATTGCCTTTTGTAATCAACTTTGATTTACCCAATATTCCCGAAACCTACGTTCATAGAATTGGACGAACAGGTCGTGCAGGAAATGGTGGGATTGCCATTTCTTTTTGTGGAAAAGATGAGCACCCTTATTGGAAAGACATTCAAAAGCTAATTAAGGTTGATGTTAAAACTATCAGTGATCATCCCTATCCATGGCAATCGGGAAATCCTGAAACACCAAATGAAAAACCAAAAAATTCAAACAGAAGTGGTGGGGCACACAAATCAAGAAAATCTGCAAATGCAAAACAAAATAAAAAACGTTGGTACTAA
- a CDS encoding formimidoylglutamase, producing the protein MEKLIQFTASDLAKITNHRSGEIKFGEKMVTIPKGTDLNSFIKTTEAKYVLLGIPEDIGIRANYGRPGAASAWESAIKSIANIQHNRFCKGSQILVLGQIDVQEQMNEVENLDFNDVDDRSKLSQLVKKIDKEVSYIVCKIIQAGKIPIIIGGGHNNSYGNIKGTALAKGKAINAVNFDAHSDFRILEGRHSGNGFSYAFEEGFLKKYFIFGLHENYTSKSVLDIIKKLEDRVRYNTYDSINIRKEKDFRQEMAVALDFIKNDPFGIEIDLDAIPNIASSAMTLSGFSIEELRSFISFFAKQKNTSYIHICEGAPDLDQEKNNHLIGKLIGYLVTDFIKGYNLNLL; encoded by the coding sequence ATGGAAAAATTAATCCAATTCACCGCAAGTGATCTGGCTAAAATTACCAATCATAGAAGTGGGGAAATTAAGTTCGGTGAAAAAATGGTTACCATACCAAAGGGCACAGATCTTAATTCCTTTATTAAAACTACTGAGGCAAAATATGTTTTATTAGGAATTCCTGAAGACATAGGGATTAGAGCCAATTATGGCAGACCCGGAGCAGCATCAGCATGGGAAAGCGCTATTAAAAGTATTGCAAATATCCAGCATAATCGTTTTTGCAAGGGCAGCCAAATTCTTGTTTTGGGACAAATAGATGTCCAAGAACAAATGAATGAAGTAGAAAATCTAGACTTCAATGATGTAGATGACCGATCAAAACTCAGTCAATTAGTAAAGAAAATAGATAAAGAAGTATCTTATATTGTTTGTAAAATTATTCAAGCGGGCAAAATACCTATTATCATTGGCGGTGGACACAACAATTCCTACGGAAACATAAAAGGAACCGCATTAGCAAAAGGAAAAGCAATTAATGCTGTTAATTTCGATGCTCATTCCGACTTCAGAATTCTTGAAGGAAGGCACAGTGGCAATGGTTTTTCCTATGCATTTGAAGAAGGTTTTCTTAAAAAATACTTCATTTTTGGCTTGCACGAAAATTATACCTCAAAAAGTGTACTAGACATTATTAAGAAACTTGAAGATCGCGTTCGCTATAATACATATGATAGCATTAATATTAGGAAAGAAAAAGACTTCAGACAAGAAATGGCTGTAGCACTAGATTTTATTAAAAATGACCCCTTTGGAATAGAAATTGACTTGGATGCAATTCCAAATATTGCCAGTAGTGCAATGACTTTGAGTGGTTTTTCTATAGAAGAATTAAGAAGTTTTATTTCCTTTTTTGCTAAACAAAAAAACACTTCTTATATTCATATTTGTGAAGGTGCTCCAGATTTAGATCAAGAAAAAAACAATCACTTAATTGGAAAATTAATTGGTTATTTAGTAACCGATTTCATAAAAGGATACAACTTAAACTTATTGTAG
- the hutI gene encoding imidazolonepropionase: protein MTTLITNIKELLQVRNSDILKVSGAEMAILPTIKNAYLVIHNDLIADFGSMENLPNLKAYKTIDASGKIVLPTWCDSHTHIVYAGNREQEFVDRINGLTYEEIANRGGGILNSAQKLNETSEEELYHQSEERLKEVIQLGTGAVEIKSGYGLTVEGELKMLRVIKKLASNYPIAIKATFLGAHAFPSLFKDNKEAYIDLIINEMLPEIANENLADFIDVFCENGYFTVAQTEKIIAAGIQYGLQPKIHVNQFNSIGGIQVGVQNKALSVDHLEVMKPEDIEVLKGTVTMPVALPSCSYFLSIPYTPAREMIKAGLPLALATDFNPGSTPSGNMNFVVATACIKMKMTPEEAINAATLNGAYAMGISSTHGSITIGKKANLIITKPIPSYYQIPYAFGSNLIESVLLNGKLYQ, encoded by the coding sequence ATGACTACATTAATCACCAACATAAAAGAACTTTTGCAAGTACGAAACTCTGATATTTTAAAAGTTTCTGGAGCAGAAATGGCTATTTTACCAACCATCAAAAATGCGTATTTAGTTATCCATAATGATTTGATTGCTGATTTTGGTTCAATGGAAAACCTCCCTAATTTAAAGGCCTATAAAACAATTGATGCCAGTGGTAAAATTGTACTCCCTACTTGGTGTGATAGCCATACACATATTGTTTATGCTGGAAATCGGGAACAAGAATTTGTAGACAGAATCAACGGTTTGACTTATGAAGAAATCGCAAATCGTGGTGGTGGTATATTAAATTCAGCTCAAAAATTAAACGAAACCTCCGAAGAAGAATTGTATCACCAATCAGAAGAAAGACTTAAAGAAGTAATACAATTGGGAACTGGTGCCGTAGAAATAAAATCGGGATACGGATTAACCGTAGAAGGTGAGCTAAAAATGTTGCGTGTTATAAAAAAATTGGCCAGCAACTACCCTATTGCAATTAAAGCTACTTTTTTAGGAGCACACGCCTTCCCTAGCCTATTCAAAGACAATAAAGAAGCCTATATTGATTTAATTATTAATGAGATGCTTCCTGAAATCGCTAACGAAAATTTAGCTGATTTTATAGATGTTTTTTGTGAGAACGGCTATTTTACGGTAGCACAAACCGAAAAAATTATTGCGGCTGGAATTCAATATGGATTGCAACCAAAAATCCATGTCAACCAGTTCAATTCTATTGGTGGAATTCAAGTTGGAGTTCAAAATAAAGCGCTTTCTGTTGACCATCTTGAGGTAATGAAACCCGAAGATATAGAAGTACTAAAAGGAACCGTAACAATGCCAGTTGCTTTACCGTCTTGCTCTTATTTCCTGAGTATTCCTTACACTCCTGCACGTGAAATGATAAAAGCAGGGCTTCCGCTAGCTCTAGCCACAGATTTTAACCCTGGCTCTACGCCGTCTGGGAATATGAACTTTGTTGTCGCAACAGCTTGTATCAAAATGAAAATGACTCCTGAAGAAGCTATAAATGCTGCTACGCTCAACGGCGCTTACGCTATGGGAATCAGTTCTACTCATGGAAGTATTACTATAGGAAAAAAAGCCAATCTTATCATCACAAAACCTATCCCTTCCTATTATCAAATACCCTATGCTTTTGGAAGTAATCTCATAGAAAGTGTACTATTGAATGGCAAGCTTTACCAATAA
- a CDS encoding glutaminyl-peptide cyclotransferase, with protein sequence MKKLNLLYIILLGIILTNCGNTKNGENSIFTIDNSTFKPFYTTKDVLKVGVLNPNSKTIDSIVYYINDVKISTSKGNAGLDFPFNNQKLGYQNIKALVYFGGDSSEATARIELVSDVQPKLLKYTIVNTFPHDVKSFTEGLEFYKDTLYESTGQKGSSYIRKYDYKTGKIFKQIDLDPAYFGEGITILNNKIYQLTWQEKTGFIYNVNTFKLEKKFTYDKEIEGWGMTNDGKNIFHTDGTEKVWTLNPSTQKLETNINVYSGTSKIKSINELEYINGKIYTNVWLKDAIAVFNPANGAVEGVLDLSKLRKELKSPTAEALNGIAYNPKTKTIFVTGKNWDKMFEIKVSE encoded by the coding sequence ATGAAAAAACTCAACCTCCTTTATATCATTTTATTAGGAATTATTTTAACCAACTGTGGTAACACAAAAAATGGTGAAAATTCTATTTTTACTATTGATAATTCTACTTTTAAACCTTTTTACACAACAAAAGATGTCTTAAAAGTTGGTGTTTTGAATCCAAATTCTAAAACAATTGACAGTATTGTATATTACATTAATGATGTCAAAATCTCCACTAGTAAAGGAAATGCAGGTCTTGATTTTCCATTCAACAATCAAAAATTAGGCTACCAAAACATTAAAGCCTTGGTTTATTTTGGAGGAGATAGTTCTGAAGCAACCGCTAGAATAGAATTGGTTTCTGATGTGCAACCAAAATTATTAAAATACACCATCGTCAATACATTTCCTCATGATGTAAAATCTTTCACCGAAGGATTAGAGTTCTATAAAGATACACTGTATGAAAGTACTGGTCAAAAAGGTTCCTCTTATATCAGAAAATATGACTATAAAACTGGAAAAATATTCAAGCAAATTGATTTAGACCCAGCTTATTTTGGTGAAGGTATCACAATTTTGAATAATAAAATTTACCAACTAACTTGGCAAGAGAAAACTGGTTTTATTTATAATGTTAATACTTTCAAACTAGAAAAAAAATTCACCTATGATAAAGAAATTGAAGGATGGGGAATGACCAATGATGGAAAAAACATATTTCATACTGATGGTACTGAAAAAGTATGGACTTTAAACCCTTCAACTCAAAAGTTAGAAACAAATATCAATGTATATTCTGGTACTTCTAAAATAAAAAGTATCAATGAACTCGAATATATAAATGGCAAAATATATACTAATGTTTGGTTAAAAGATGCCATTGCAGTTTTCAATCCAGCAAACGGAGCAGTTGAAGGAGTTTTGGATTTATCAAAATTAAGAAAAGAATTAAAAAGCCCTACAGCAGAAGCGTTAAATGGTATAGCATACAACCCAAAAACCAAAACCATCTTTGTTACAGGTAAAAACTGGGATAAAATGTTTGAGATTAAAGTCTCTGAATAA
- a CDS encoding SDR family oxidoreductase, with translation MSKVVLITGGSSGIGKSIGIYLQQKGFVVYGTSRNPALNKDSVFPLIKLDVRDVASIKEAVDYIITTSGKIDVVINNAGVGITGPLEEIPSEEIKNNFETNLFGPIEVMKAVLPQMRLQKSGLIINVTSIAGYMGLPYRSVYSASKGALELITEALRMEVQSFGITITNIAPGDFATNIAAGRYHAPIIKGSDYEVVYGNILQAMNEHVDSGSNPLEMAEAVYKIIETPSPKIHYKVGAFMQKFSIVLKRILPDKVYEKMLMNHYKL, from the coding sequence ATGAGTAAAGTTGTATTGATAACAGGCGGGTCTTCGGGTATTGGTAAATCAATTGGTATTTATTTACAACAAAAAGGTTTTGTTGTTTACGGTACAAGTAGAAATCCTGCTTTGAATAAGGATTCTGTTTTTCCTTTAATCAAACTTGATGTTAGAGATGTAGCATCAATTAAAGAAGCTGTGGATTATATTATTACTACTTCTGGAAAAATAGATGTAGTAATTAACAATGCAGGGGTTGGTATTACAGGGCCTTTAGAAGAGATTCCATCAGAAGAAATAAAAAATAATTTCGAAACCAATTTATTCGGTCCCATCGAAGTTATGAAGGCAGTTCTACCACAAATGCGTCTTCAAAAATCAGGATTAATTATCAATGTAACTTCTATTGCTGGGTATATGGGGTTGCCTTATCGAAGTGTGTATTCCGCTTCTAAAGGTGCTTTGGAACTCATTACAGAAGCGCTACGTATGGAAGTACAATCTTTTGGTATAACAATTACAAACATTGCACCTGGTGATTTTGCAACAAATATTGCAGCAGGAAGATATCACGCTCCTATTATTAAAGGTTCTGATTATGAAGTGGTTTATGGTAATATACTTCAAGCTATGAATGAACATGTGGATAGTGGAAGCAACCCTCTCGAAATGGCAGAAGCAGTTTACAAAATTATCGAAACTCCTTCACCAAAAATACATTATAAAGTTGGGGCTTTTATGCAAAAGTTTTCTATTGTTTTAAAGCGAATACTTCCTGATAAAGTCTATGAAAAAATGCTTATGAATCATTATAAATTGTAA
- the fsa gene encoding fructose-6-phosphate aldolase — protein MKFFIDTANLSQIKEAQALGVLDGVTTNPSLMAKEGITGKNNILKHYVDICNLVEGDVSAEVNALDYDGMIKEGEELAELHEQIVVKLPMTKEGVMAAKYFSDKGIKTNVTLVFSVGQAILAAKAGATYVSPFVGRLDDVSTDGLNLIEEIRLVYDNYGYETQILAASVRHTMHIVNCAKIGADVMTGPLSAIYGLLKHPLTDIGLAQFVADFEKGNK, from the coding sequence ATGAAATTTTTTATTGACACAGCTAATTTAAGTCAAATTAAAGAAGCTCAAGCATTAGGAGTTTTGGATGGAGTAACTACCAATCCATCTTTAATGGCGAAAGAGGGAATTACTGGGAAAAACAACATCTTAAAGCATTACGTAGATATTTGCAATCTAGTTGAAGGCGATGTTAGTGCTGAAGTAAATGCCTTGGATTATGATGGAATGATTAAAGAAGGTGAAGAATTAGCTGAATTGCACGAGCAAATTGTCGTAAAATTACCAATGACCAAAGAAGGTGTAATGGCAGCAAAATACTTTTCTGATAAAGGTATCAAAACAAATGTTACTCTTGTTTTCTCTGTTGGGCAAGCAATTTTGGCTGCAAAAGCTGGAGCTACTTATGTTTCTCCTTTCGTTGGTCGCTTAGATGATGTTTCTACTGATGGATTGAATTTGATTGAAGAAATTCGTTTGGTTTATGATAACTACGGATACGAAACTCAAATTTTGGCTGCTTCAGTTCGTCATACTATGCATATTGTGAACTGTGCTAAAATTGGTGCTGATGTTATGACTGGTCCACTTTCTGCTATTTACGGTTTATTAAAACACCCTTTGACTGATATTGGATTAGCGCAATTTGTTGCTGATTTTGAAAAAGGAAATAAATAA
- a CDS encoding M48 family metallopeptidase: protein MRNCFGFITFLSMMFFLSCATNPMTGKKTLNLVSNSELFPASFQQYGQFLKENKVIQGTADAKRVENIGIKIKEAAEKYLTSIGQNQYLNDYRWEYKLVDSKDVNAWCLPGGKIVVYTGILPVTKDDAGLATVMAHEVSHALANHGAQRMSAAKLQGVGAVGLAVLTGGQSAESQYMWQQLYGVGSQVGVMLPFSRGHESEADKIGLTLMAIAGYNPQEAIAFWKRMAAQSGGKSQPEFMSTHPSDATRVANLQNLVPEAKAIAAKFGKVY from the coding sequence ATGAGAAATTGTTTCGGTTTTATTACGTTTTTAAGTATGATGTTTTTTTTATCGTGCGCTACTAATCCAATGACTGGAAAAAAAACTTTGAATCTTGTTTCCAATAGCGAGTTGTTTCCAGCTTCATTTCAGCAATACGGTCAATTCTTGAAAGAAAATAAAGTAATCCAAGGTACCGCAGATGCCAAAAGGGTTGAAAATATTGGTATCAAAATAAAAGAAGCTGCTGAGAAATATTTAACCTCTATTGGTCAGAATCAATATTTAAATGATTATCGTTGGGAATATAAGTTGGTAGATAGTAAGGATGTAAATGCATGGTGCTTACCTGGCGGAAAGATTGTTGTTTACACAGGTATTTTGCCTGTAACAAAAGACGATGCTGGATTAGCTACCGTTATGGCTCATGAAGTTTCTCATGCATTAGCCAATCATGGTGCACAACGTATGAGTGCTGCTAAGTTGCAAGGTGTTGGAGCTGTTGGATTAGCGGTTTTAACTGGAGGTCAATCGGCAGAAAGTCAGTATATGTGGCAACAATTATACGGAGTTGGTTCTCAAGTAGGAGTAATGCTTCCCTTTAGCCGAGGACATGAGAGTGAGGCTGATAAAATTGGTTTGACTTTAATGGCAATAGCGGGTTATAATCCACAAGAAGCAATTGCTTTTTGGAAACGAATGGCAGCACAATCTGGTGGAAAATCACAACCAGAGTTTATGAGTACTCACCCTTCAGATGCGACGAGAGTTGCTAACTTACAAAATCTTGTACCAGAAGCAAAAGCCATTGCAGCTAAATTCGGAAAGGTATATTAA
- a CDS encoding MFS transporter — MANLPKGDKKLLNAWAFYDWANSVYTLTIASAVFPIFYEALFTDKSHYIDVFGMHLKNSALISFITALAFLVVAFMSPLLSGIADYVGNKKSFMKFFCYLGALSCMGLYWFDLDSIYSGLLFYFLGLLGYWGSLVFYNSYLPDIAFTEQQDAISAKGYSLGYIGSVILLIINLAMIMKPKLFGITGTDGEAAMKAMRYSFVMVGVWWILFSQYTYYFLPKGNKKTGEAINKDIIFNGFKELKKVWLILSENLPLKRYLYGFFVSSMAVQTVMLVATYFGAQEIEWKTKEDSTTGLIICILLIQLVAVLGAYLTSKASEKFGNIKTLIVINSFWLLLCIGAFIITSPDQFYIMAAFVGLVMGGIQALSRSTYSKYLPETTDTASFFSFYDVAEKVGIVIGMCVYGIIDQVTGSPRFAIVFLALFFFIAVLLLKRVPLKKASLIKTLLVTKNKNN, encoded by the coding sequence ATGGCAAACTTACCTAAAGGAGATAAAAAATTACTGAATGCTTGGGCTTTCTATGATTGGGCAAATTCGGTATATACTTTAACCATTGCATCGGCTGTTTTTCCAATATTTTATGAGGCTTTGTTTACCGATAAGAGTCACTATATTGACGTTTTTGGAATGCATTTAAAAAACTCAGCTTTGATAAGTTTTATTACGGCTTTAGCTTTTTTGGTAGTGGCTTTTATGTCTCCTTTGTTATCTGGAATTGCAGATTATGTGGGGAATAAAAAAAGCTTTATGAAGTTTTTTTGCTACCTAGGAGCTTTGTCTTGTATGGGATTGTATTGGTTTGATTTAGATTCAATTTACAGTGGGTTATTATTTTATTTTCTTGGATTACTAGGGTATTGGGGAAGTTTGGTTTTTTATAATTCCTATTTACCAGATATTGCTTTTACTGAACAACAAGATGCGATTAGTGCTAAAGGTTACTCTTTAGGATACATAGGTAGTGTGATTTTATTGATTATCAATTTGGCAATGATTATGAAGCCAAAATTATTTGGAATCACAGGGACTGATGGTGAAGCTGCAATGAAAGCAATGCGCTACTCGTTTGTGATGGTTGGAGTTTGGTGGATTTTATTCAGTCAGTATACTTACTATTTTTTGCCTAAAGGAAATAAAAAAACTGGAGAAGCTATAAATAAAGATATTATTTTCAATGGATTCAAAGAGCTAAAAAAAGTATGGCTTATTCTGAGTGAAAATTTGCCGTTGAAACGTTATTTGTATGGATTTTTCGTTTCAAGTATGGCGGTGCAAACAGTAATGTTGGTCGCTACTTATTTTGGTGCTCAAGAAATCGAATGGAAAACGAAGGAAGACAGCACTACAGGATTGATTATATGCATTCTGTTAATTCAATTGGTTGCAGTTCTTGGTGCTTATTTGACATCAAAAGCTTCTGAAAAATTCGGAAATATCAAGACCTTGATTGTGATTAACAGTTTCTGGCTATTACTTTGTATTGGTGCTTTTATAATTACTTCTCCTGACCAATTCTATATTATGGCTGCTTTTGTAGGCTTAGTAATGGGAGGAATTCAGGCCTTATCACGTTCAACTTATTCAAAATATTTACCAGAAACTACCGATACCGCTTCCTTTTTTAGTTTTTATGATGTGGCTGAAAAAGTAGGTATCGTAATCGGAATGTGCGTGTATGGTATAATCGACCAAGTGACTGGAAGTCCAAGATTTGCGATTGTTTTTTTGGCTTTATTCTTTTTCATCGCGGTTCTTTTATTAAAACGTGTACCATTAAAAAAAGCGTCTTTAATAAAGACGCTTTTAGTGACTAAAAACAAAAATAATTAA